In Marinobacter sp. M3C, the genomic stretch GTCACTTAGGTCATAAGCTGGAGGCCGCCAATCTGACGGGGATGATAACCGACTAATCCAGAGCAACTCTCCCAGCCACTTCGCCTCTGAGCCGTCGCGGGCACACCAGGGCGTTAACCGGGCCGGTACCCTAAATGCCGGGAAATCTCCTCCCCGGCTTTCCTCAACTCACCGATCCATTCATTTTTTCTCCGCTCGATCGGCGCGGAAATGGACAGCCCCGCGCTCACATTTCCGGACTTTTCGAAAAGCAGGACGCCAATACAACCCACGCCAATCTCAGCTTCTTCGTTATCCAGTGCATAGCCCTGACGAATGTCGGTCATACAGGCGTCCGCTAGCGTGTTCAATGAGGACAGCGTATTGCGTGTATAGGCAGGTAGATTGGTTCGCCGGGCGTAGCTCTCAATCTCATCCTCTCCCGCAAGGCCCAGCATGAGCTTGCCTACAGCGGTAACATG encodes the following:
- a CDS encoding IclR family transcriptional regulator C-terminal domain-containing protein; amino-acid sequence: MIYFEKVTPNRMMHVNQIVGSRAPLHVTAVGKLMLGLAGEDEIESYARRTNLPAYTRNTLSSLNTLADACMTDIRQGYALDNEEAEIGVGCIGVLLFEKSGNVSAGLSISAPIERRKNEWIGELRKAGEEISRHLGYRPG